Proteins found in one Cervus canadensis isolate Bull #8, Minnesota chromosome 24, ASM1932006v1, whole genome shotgun sequence genomic segment:
- the SLC4A3 gene encoding anion exchange protein 3 isoform X3: MLGSADLDDMKSHRLEDNPGMRRHLVKKPSRTQSGRGSAGGLAPVLRRKKKQQQFDRRPHEVFVELNELMLDRSQEPHWRETARWIKFEEDVEEETERWGKPHVASLSFRSLLELRRTIAHGAALLDLEQTTLPGIAHLVVETMIVSDQIRPEDRASVLRTLLLKHSHPNDDKDSGFFPRNASSSSVNSVLGNHHPTPSHGPDGAVPTVADDLGEPAPLWPHDPEAKEKPLHMPGGDGHRGKSLKLLEKIPEDAEATVVLVGCVPFLEQPAAAFVRLNEAVLLESVLEVPVPVRFLFVMLGPSHTSTDYHELGRSIATLMSDKLFHEAAYQADDRQDLLSAISEFLDGSIVIPPSEVEGRDLLRSVAAFQRELLRKRREREQTKAELTTQGGYVAPGKELSMELGSSEATPDDDPLLRTGSVFGGLVRDVKRRYPHYPSDLRDALHSQCVAAVLFIYFAALSPAITFGGLLGEKTEGLMGVSELIVSTAVLGVLFSLLGAQPLLVVGFSGPLLVFEEAFFKFCRAQDLEYLTGRVWVGLWLVVFVLALVAAEGSFLVRYISPFTQEIFAFLISLIFIYETFHKLYKVFTEHPLLPFYPPEGALRAELDLNASALPPTEGPPSPRNQPNTALLSLILMLGTFLIAFFLRKFRNSRFLGGKARRIIGDFGIPISILVMVLVDYSITDTYTQKLTVPTGLSVTSPSKRTWFIPPLGSARPFPPWMMVAAAVPALLVLILIFMETQITALIVSQKARRLLKGSGFHLDLLLIGSLGGLCGLFGLPWLTAATVRSVTHVNALTVMRTAIAPGDKPQIQEVREQRVTGVLIASLVGLSIVMGAVLRRIPLAVLFGIFLYMGVTSLSGIQLSQRLLLILMPAKHHPEQPYVTKVKTWRMHLFTCIQLGCIALLWVVKSTAASLAFPFVLLLTVPLRRCLLPRLFQDRELQALDSEDAEPNFDEDGQDEYNELHMPV; this comes from the exons ATGCTGGGCTCCGCGGACCTGGACGATATGAAGA GTCACCGGCTGGAGGACAACCCAGGCATGCGGCGGCACCTGGTCAAGAAGCCGTCTCGGACGCAGAGTGGGAGGGGCAGTGCCGGTGGCCTGGCCCCCGTCCTGCGCAGGAAGAAGAAGCAGCAGCAATTTGACCGGCGGCCTCATGAG GTGTTTGTGGAGCTGAACGAGCTGATGCTGGATCGCAGCCAGGAGCCCCACTGGCGGGAGACGGCCCGCTGGATCAAGTTTGAGGAGGACGTGGAAGAAGAGACGGAGCGCTGGGGGAAGCCCCACGTGGCCTCGCTCTCCTTCCGAAGCCTGCTGGAACTCAGGAGGACCATAGCCCACG GGGCTGCCCTTCTCGACCTGGAGCAGACCACTCTGCCAGGCATTGCACACCTCGTGGTGGAGACCATGATTGTGTCTGACCAGATCCGGCCGGAGGACAGGGCCAGTGTCCTTCGCACTCTGCTGCTGAAACACAG CCATCCCAATGATGACAAGGACAGTGGCTTCTTTCCCCGAAATGCGTCCAGCTCCAGTGTGAACTCCGTCCTAGGGAATCACCACCCAACCCCCAGCCACGGCCCTGACGGTGCAGTGCCCACCGTGGCCGATGACCTGGGGGAGCCAGCCCCTCTCTGGCCTCATGACCCTGAGGCCAAGGAG AAGCCCCTGCACATGCCCGGGGGAGATGGTCACCGGGGGAAAAGCCTGAAGCTGCTGGAGAAGATCCCTGAAGATGCTGAGGCTACTGTTGTGCTCGTGG GCTGTGTGCCTTTCTTGGAGCAGCCAGCGGCTGCCTTTGTGCGCCTGAACGAGGCCGTGCTCTTGGAGTCTGTGCTTGAGGTCCCCGTGCCAGTTCGCTTCCTCTTCGTGATGCTGGGGCCAAGCCACACCAGCACCGACTATCACGAGCTTGGGCGGTCCATTGCCACCCTCATGTCTGACAAG CTGTTCCACGAGGCTGCCTACCAGGCGGACGACCGGCAGGACCTCCTGAGCGCCATCAGCGAGTTCCTGGATGGCAGCATCGTGATCCCCCCGTCCGAGGTGGAGGGCCGAGATCTGCTGCGCTCTGTGGCTGCCTTCCAGCGTGAGCTGCTCAGAAAGCGCCGGGAGCGTGAGCAGACCAAAGCCGAGCTGACCACCCAGGGTGGCTACGTGGCCCCCGGGAAAG AACTGTCGATGGAACTGGGGAGCTCTGAGGCCACCCCTGATGACGACCCCCTGCTGCGGACCGGCTCGGTGTTTGGGGGGCTTGTCCGGGACGTGAAGCGCCGGTACCCGCACTACCCCAGTGACCTGCGGGACGCCCTGCACTCCCAGTGCGTGGCCGCCGTGCTTTTCATCTACTTTGCTGCCCTCAGCCCCGCCATCACCTTCGGGGGGCTGCTAg GAGAGAAGACGGAGGGGCTGATGGGTGTGTCTGAGCTGATCGTGTCCACGGCTGTGCTTGGCGTCCTCTTTTCTCTGCTGGGGGCCCAGCCGCTGCTCGTGGTCGGCTTCTCGGGGCCACTGCTCGTCTTCGAAGAAGCCTTCTTCAAG TTCTGCCGGGCCCAGGACTTGGAGTATCTCACGGGCCGTGTGTGGGTGGGCCTCTGGCTGGTGGTGTTCGTCCTCGCCCTGGTGGCCGCGGAAGGCAGCTTCCTGGTCCGCTACATCTCGCCTTTCACCCAGGAGATCTTCGCCTTCCTCATCTCGCTCATTTTCATCTATGAGACCTTCCACAAGCTCTACAAG GTCTTCACGGAGCACCCGCTGCTGCCATTCTACCCGCCCGAGGGAGCCCTGCGGGCGGAGCTGGACCTGAATGCGAGTGCCCTGCCCCCCACTGAGGGGCCGCCCAGCCCTAGGAACCAGCCCAACACGGCTCTGCTGTCCCTCATCCTCATGCTGGGGACCTTCCTCATCGCCTTCTTCCTGCGCAAGTTCAGAAACAGCCGCTTCCTGGGCGGCAAG GCTCGCCGCATCATCGGGGACTTTGGCATCCCCATCTCCATTCTGGTGATGGTCCTGGTGGATTACTCCATCACAGACACCTACACACAG AAGCTGACGGTGCCCACGGGGCTCTCGGTGACCTCCCCCAGCAAGCGCACGTGGTTCATCCCGCCCCTGGGCAGTGCGCGTCCTTTTCCGCCCTGGATGATGGTGGCGGCCGCTGTGCCCGCACTCCTGGTCCTCATCCTGATCTTCATGGAGACACAGATCACTGC GCTCATCGTTAGCCAGAAGGCGCGGAGGCTGCTCAAAGGCTCTGGCTTCCACCTGGACCTGCTTCTGATCGGCTCCCTGGGTGGGCTCTGTGGGTTGTTTGGGTTGCCCTGGCTCACAGCCGCCACCGTCCGCTCGGTGACCCACGTGAACGCGCTGACTGTTATGCGCACTGCCATTGCGCCCGGCGACAAGCCCCAGATCCAGGAGGTGCGGGAGCAGCGGGTCACTGGAGTGCTCATCGCCAGCCTTGTAG gcctgTCCATCGTCATGGGGGCTGTGCTCCGTCGGATCCCACTGGCCGTGCTCTTTGGGATTTTCCTGTACATGGGGGTCACGTCGCTGTCTGGTATCCAGCTGTCCCAGCGTCTACTGCTCATCCTCATGCCGGCAAAACACCATCCCGAACAGCCCTATGTGACCAAG GTGAAGACCTGGCGGATGCACCTCTTTACGTGCATTCAGCTGGGCTGCATCGCACTGCTCTGGGTGGTCAAGTCCACGGCGGCCTCACTCGCCTTTCCCTTCGTGCTGCTGCTCACAGTGCCTCTGAGGCGTTGCCTTCTGCCCCGGCTCTTCCAGGACAGGGAGCTGCAGGCG CTGGACTCTGAAGATGCTGAACCAAACTTTGATGAAGATGGCCAGGACGAGTACAACGAACTTCACATGCCCGTGTGA
- the SLC4A3 gene encoding anion exchange protein 3 isoform X1 yields MANGVIPPPGGASPLPQVRVPLEEPPLSPDMEEDDDLGKTLAVSRFGDLISKPPAWDPEKPSRSYSERDFEFHRHTSHHTHHPLSARLPPPHKLRRLPPTSARQTRRKRKKEKTSAPPSEGTPPIQEEGGTGVDEEEEEEEEEGESEAEPAEPPPPGSPPKAKFSIGSDEDDSPGLSGRAAFTKPLPSVGPSSDKSPQHSVSSPSPRARVSRVTGEKGRPWSPSASYDLRERLCPGSALGGPGGPEQQVPTDEAEAQMLGSADLDDMKSHRLEDNPGMRRHLVKKPSRTQSGRGSAGGLAPVLRRKKKQQQFDRRPHEVFVELNELMLDRSQEPHWRETARWIKFEEDVEEETERWGKPHVASLSFRSLLELRRTIAHGAALLDLEQTTLPGIAHLVVETMIVSDQIRPEDRASVLRTLLLKHSHPNDDKDSGFFPRNASSSSVNSVLGNHHPTPSHGPDGAVPTVADDLGEPAPLWPHDPEAKEKPLHMPGGDGHRGKSLKLLEKIPEDAEATVVLVGCVPFLEQPAAAFVRLNEAVLLESVLEVPVPVRFLFVMLGPSHTSTDYHELGRSIATLMSDKLFHEAAYQADDRQDLLSAISEFLDGSIVIPPSEVEGRDLLRSVAAFQRELLRKRREREQTKAELTTQGGYVAPGKELSMELGSSEATPDDDPLLRTGSVFGGLVRDVKRRYPHYPSDLRDALHSQCVAAVLFIYFAALSPAITFGGLLGEKTEGLMGVSELIVSTAVLGVLFSLLGAQPLLVVGFSGPLLVFEEAFFKFCRAQDLEYLTGRVWVGLWLVVFVLALVAAEGSFLVRYISPFTQEIFAFLISLIFIYETFHKLYKVFTEHPLLPFYPPEGALRAELDLNASALPPTEGPPSPRNQPNTALLSLILMLGTFLIAFFLRKFRNSRFLGGKARRIIGDFGIPISILVMVLVDYSITDTYTQKLTVPTGLSVTSPSKRTWFIPPLGSARPFPPWMMVAAAVPALLVLILIFMETQITALIVSQKARRLLKGSGFHLDLLLIGSLGGLCGLFGLPWLTAATVRSVTHVNALTVMRTAIAPGDKPQIQEVREQRVTGVLIASLVGLSIVMGAVLRRIPLAVLFGIFLYMGVTSLSGIQLSQRLLLILMPAKHHPEQPYVTKVKTWRMHLFTCIQLGCIALLWVVKSTAASLAFPFVLLLTVPLRRCLLPRLFQDRELQALDSEDAEPNFDEDGQDEYNELHMPV; encoded by the exons ATGGCCAACGGAGTGATCCCGCCACCCGGGGGCGCTTCCCCCCTACCCCAG GTCCGGGTGCCCTTGGAGGAACCACCTCTGAGTCCAGACATGGAGGAGGACGATGACTTGGGCAAGACCTTGGCTGTGAGCAGGTTTGGGGACCTCATCAGCAAGCCCCCAGCCTGGGACCCCGAGAAGCCCAGCCGCAGCTACAGCGAGCGGGACTTTGAGT TTCACCGACACACATCCCACCACACCCACCACCCGCTCTCGGCGCGCCTGCCTCCACCCCACAAGCTGCGGCGACTGCCCCCCACCTCTGCTCGGCAgaccaggaggaagaggaagaaggagaaaaccTCTGCTCCCCCCTCCGAGGGGACCCCTCCCATCCAGGAGGAGGGGGGAACCGGagtggatgaggaggaggaggaagaggaagaagagggggaatcTGAGGCAGAACCTgcggagcccccacccccagggtccCCACCGAAAGCAAAG TTTTCCATCGGAAGTGACGAGGATGACAGTCCCGGCCTCTCCGGGAGGGCTGCCTTCACCAAGCCCCTGCCCTCGGTGGGCCCGAGCTCGGACAAGAGCCCCCAGCACTCGGTCAG CTCTCCTAGTCCCCGGGCCCGCGTCTCCCGAGTCACCGGAGAGAAGGGCCGACCGTGGAGCCCATCGGCCAGTTATGACCTGCGGGAGCGGCTGTGCCCGGGCAGTGCCCTGGGCGGCCCAGGCGGCCCGGAGCAGCAGGTGCCCACTGACGAGGCGGAGGCCCAGATGCTGGGCTCCGCGGACCTGGACGATATGAAGA GTCACCGGCTGGAGGACAACCCAGGCATGCGGCGGCACCTGGTCAAGAAGCCGTCTCGGACGCAGAGTGGGAGGGGCAGTGCCGGTGGCCTGGCCCCCGTCCTGCGCAGGAAGAAGAAGCAGCAGCAATTTGACCGGCGGCCTCATGAG GTGTTTGTGGAGCTGAACGAGCTGATGCTGGATCGCAGCCAGGAGCCCCACTGGCGGGAGACGGCCCGCTGGATCAAGTTTGAGGAGGACGTGGAAGAAGAGACGGAGCGCTGGGGGAAGCCCCACGTGGCCTCGCTCTCCTTCCGAAGCCTGCTGGAACTCAGGAGGACCATAGCCCACG GGGCTGCCCTTCTCGACCTGGAGCAGACCACTCTGCCAGGCATTGCACACCTCGTGGTGGAGACCATGATTGTGTCTGACCAGATCCGGCCGGAGGACAGGGCCAGTGTCCTTCGCACTCTGCTGCTGAAACACAG CCATCCCAATGATGACAAGGACAGTGGCTTCTTTCCCCGAAATGCGTCCAGCTCCAGTGTGAACTCCGTCCTAGGGAATCACCACCCAACCCCCAGCCACGGCCCTGACGGTGCAGTGCCCACCGTGGCCGATGACCTGGGGGAGCCAGCCCCTCTCTGGCCTCATGACCCTGAGGCCAAGGAG AAGCCCCTGCACATGCCCGGGGGAGATGGTCACCGGGGGAAAAGCCTGAAGCTGCTGGAGAAGATCCCTGAAGATGCTGAGGCTACTGTTGTGCTCGTGG GCTGTGTGCCTTTCTTGGAGCAGCCAGCGGCTGCCTTTGTGCGCCTGAACGAGGCCGTGCTCTTGGAGTCTGTGCTTGAGGTCCCCGTGCCAGTTCGCTTCCTCTTCGTGATGCTGGGGCCAAGCCACACCAGCACCGACTATCACGAGCTTGGGCGGTCCATTGCCACCCTCATGTCTGACAAG CTGTTCCACGAGGCTGCCTACCAGGCGGACGACCGGCAGGACCTCCTGAGCGCCATCAGCGAGTTCCTGGATGGCAGCATCGTGATCCCCCCGTCCGAGGTGGAGGGCCGAGATCTGCTGCGCTCTGTGGCTGCCTTCCAGCGTGAGCTGCTCAGAAAGCGCCGGGAGCGTGAGCAGACCAAAGCCGAGCTGACCACCCAGGGTGGCTACGTGGCCCCCGGGAAAG AACTGTCGATGGAACTGGGGAGCTCTGAGGCCACCCCTGATGACGACCCCCTGCTGCGGACCGGCTCGGTGTTTGGGGGGCTTGTCCGGGACGTGAAGCGCCGGTACCCGCACTACCCCAGTGACCTGCGGGACGCCCTGCACTCCCAGTGCGTGGCCGCCGTGCTTTTCATCTACTTTGCTGCCCTCAGCCCCGCCATCACCTTCGGGGGGCTGCTAg GAGAGAAGACGGAGGGGCTGATGGGTGTGTCTGAGCTGATCGTGTCCACGGCTGTGCTTGGCGTCCTCTTTTCTCTGCTGGGGGCCCAGCCGCTGCTCGTGGTCGGCTTCTCGGGGCCACTGCTCGTCTTCGAAGAAGCCTTCTTCAAG TTCTGCCGGGCCCAGGACTTGGAGTATCTCACGGGCCGTGTGTGGGTGGGCCTCTGGCTGGTGGTGTTCGTCCTCGCCCTGGTGGCCGCGGAAGGCAGCTTCCTGGTCCGCTACATCTCGCCTTTCACCCAGGAGATCTTCGCCTTCCTCATCTCGCTCATTTTCATCTATGAGACCTTCCACAAGCTCTACAAG GTCTTCACGGAGCACCCGCTGCTGCCATTCTACCCGCCCGAGGGAGCCCTGCGGGCGGAGCTGGACCTGAATGCGAGTGCCCTGCCCCCCACTGAGGGGCCGCCCAGCCCTAGGAACCAGCCCAACACGGCTCTGCTGTCCCTCATCCTCATGCTGGGGACCTTCCTCATCGCCTTCTTCCTGCGCAAGTTCAGAAACAGCCGCTTCCTGGGCGGCAAG GCTCGCCGCATCATCGGGGACTTTGGCATCCCCATCTCCATTCTGGTGATGGTCCTGGTGGATTACTCCATCACAGACACCTACACACAG AAGCTGACGGTGCCCACGGGGCTCTCGGTGACCTCCCCCAGCAAGCGCACGTGGTTCATCCCGCCCCTGGGCAGTGCGCGTCCTTTTCCGCCCTGGATGATGGTGGCGGCCGCTGTGCCCGCACTCCTGGTCCTCATCCTGATCTTCATGGAGACACAGATCACTGC GCTCATCGTTAGCCAGAAGGCGCGGAGGCTGCTCAAAGGCTCTGGCTTCCACCTGGACCTGCTTCTGATCGGCTCCCTGGGTGGGCTCTGTGGGTTGTTTGGGTTGCCCTGGCTCACAGCCGCCACCGTCCGCTCGGTGACCCACGTGAACGCGCTGACTGTTATGCGCACTGCCATTGCGCCCGGCGACAAGCCCCAGATCCAGGAGGTGCGGGAGCAGCGGGTCACTGGAGTGCTCATCGCCAGCCTTGTAG gcctgTCCATCGTCATGGGGGCTGTGCTCCGTCGGATCCCACTGGCCGTGCTCTTTGGGATTTTCCTGTACATGGGGGTCACGTCGCTGTCTGGTATCCAGCTGTCCCAGCGTCTACTGCTCATCCTCATGCCGGCAAAACACCATCCCGAACAGCCCTATGTGACCAAG GTGAAGACCTGGCGGATGCACCTCTTTACGTGCATTCAGCTGGGCTGCATCGCACTGCTCTGGGTGGTCAAGTCCACGGCGGCCTCACTCGCCTTTCCCTTCGTGCTGCTGCTCACAGTGCCTCTGAGGCGTTGCCTTCTGCCCCGGCTCTTCCAGGACAGGGAGCTGCAGGCG CTGGACTCTGAAGATGCTGAACCAAACTTTGATGAAGATGGCCAGGACGAGTACAACGAACTTCACATGCCCGTGTGA
- the SLC4A3 gene encoding anion exchange protein 3 isoform X2, with product MANGVIPPPGGASPLPQVRVPLEEPPLSPDMEEDDDLGKTLAVSRFGDLISKPPAWDPEKPSRSYSERDFEFHRHTSHHTHHPLSARLPPPHKLRRLPPTSARQTRRKRKKEKTSAPPSEGTPPIQEEGGTGVDEEEEEEEEEGESEAEPAEPPPPGSPPKAKFSIGSDEDDSPGLSGRAAFTKPLPSVGPSSDKSPQHSVSSPSPRARVSRVTGEKGRPWSPSASYDLRERLCPGSALGGPGGPEQQVPTDEAEAQMLGSADLDDMKSHRLEDNPGMRRHLVKKPSRTQSGRGSAGGLAPVLRRKKKQQQFDRRPHEVFVELNELMLDRSQEPHWRETARWIKFEEDVEEETERWGKPHVASLSFRSLLELRRTIAHGAALLDLEQTTLPGIAHLVVETMIVSDQIRPEDRASVLRTLLLKHSHPNDDKDSGFFPRNASSSSVNSVLGNHHPTPSHGPDGAVPTVADDLGEPAPLWPHDPEAKEKPLHMPGGDGHRGKSLKLLEKIPEDAEATVVLVGCVPFLEQPAAAFVRLNEAVLLESVLEVPVPVRFLFVMLGPSHTSTDYHELGRSIATLMSDKLFHEAAYQADDRQDLLSAISEFLDGSIVIPPSEVEGRDLLRSVAAFQRELLRKRREREQTKAELTTQGGYVAPGKELSMELGSSEATPDDDPLLRTGSVFGGLVRDVKRRYPHYPSDLRDALHSQCVAAVLFIYFAALSPAITFGGLLGEKTEGLMGVSELIVSTAVLGVLFSLLGAQPLLVVGFSGPLLVFEEAFFKFCRAQDLEYLTGRVWVGLWLVVFVLALVAAEGSFLVRYISPFTQEIFAFLISLIFIYETFHKLYKVFTEHPLLPFYPPEGALRAELDLNASALPPTEGPPSPRNQPNTALLSLILMLGTFLIAFFLRKFRNSRFLGGKARRIIGDFGIPISILVMVLVDYSITDTYTQKLTVPTGLSVTSPSKRTWFIPPLGSARPFPPWMMVAAAVPALLVLILIFMETQITALIVSQKARRLLKGSGFHLDLLLIGSLGGLCGLFGLPWLTAATVRSVTHVNALTVMRTAIAPGDKPQIQEVREQRVTGVLIASLVGLSIVMGAVLRRIPLAVLFGIFLYMGVTSLSGIQLSQRLLLILMPAKHHPEQPYVTKLDSEDAEPNFDEDGQDEYNELHMPV from the exons ATGGCCAACGGAGTGATCCCGCCACCCGGGGGCGCTTCCCCCCTACCCCAG GTCCGGGTGCCCTTGGAGGAACCACCTCTGAGTCCAGACATGGAGGAGGACGATGACTTGGGCAAGACCTTGGCTGTGAGCAGGTTTGGGGACCTCATCAGCAAGCCCCCAGCCTGGGACCCCGAGAAGCCCAGCCGCAGCTACAGCGAGCGGGACTTTGAGT TTCACCGACACACATCCCACCACACCCACCACCCGCTCTCGGCGCGCCTGCCTCCACCCCACAAGCTGCGGCGACTGCCCCCCACCTCTGCTCGGCAgaccaggaggaagaggaagaaggagaaaaccTCTGCTCCCCCCTCCGAGGGGACCCCTCCCATCCAGGAGGAGGGGGGAACCGGagtggatgaggaggaggaggaagaggaagaagagggggaatcTGAGGCAGAACCTgcggagcccccacccccagggtccCCACCGAAAGCAAAG TTTTCCATCGGAAGTGACGAGGATGACAGTCCCGGCCTCTCCGGGAGGGCTGCCTTCACCAAGCCCCTGCCCTCGGTGGGCCCGAGCTCGGACAAGAGCCCCCAGCACTCGGTCAG CTCTCCTAGTCCCCGGGCCCGCGTCTCCCGAGTCACCGGAGAGAAGGGCCGACCGTGGAGCCCATCGGCCAGTTATGACCTGCGGGAGCGGCTGTGCCCGGGCAGTGCCCTGGGCGGCCCAGGCGGCCCGGAGCAGCAGGTGCCCACTGACGAGGCGGAGGCCCAGATGCTGGGCTCCGCGGACCTGGACGATATGAAGA GTCACCGGCTGGAGGACAACCCAGGCATGCGGCGGCACCTGGTCAAGAAGCCGTCTCGGACGCAGAGTGGGAGGGGCAGTGCCGGTGGCCTGGCCCCCGTCCTGCGCAGGAAGAAGAAGCAGCAGCAATTTGACCGGCGGCCTCATGAG GTGTTTGTGGAGCTGAACGAGCTGATGCTGGATCGCAGCCAGGAGCCCCACTGGCGGGAGACGGCCCGCTGGATCAAGTTTGAGGAGGACGTGGAAGAAGAGACGGAGCGCTGGGGGAAGCCCCACGTGGCCTCGCTCTCCTTCCGAAGCCTGCTGGAACTCAGGAGGACCATAGCCCACG GGGCTGCCCTTCTCGACCTGGAGCAGACCACTCTGCCAGGCATTGCACACCTCGTGGTGGAGACCATGATTGTGTCTGACCAGATCCGGCCGGAGGACAGGGCCAGTGTCCTTCGCACTCTGCTGCTGAAACACAG CCATCCCAATGATGACAAGGACAGTGGCTTCTTTCCCCGAAATGCGTCCAGCTCCAGTGTGAACTCCGTCCTAGGGAATCACCACCCAACCCCCAGCCACGGCCCTGACGGTGCAGTGCCCACCGTGGCCGATGACCTGGGGGAGCCAGCCCCTCTCTGGCCTCATGACCCTGAGGCCAAGGAG AAGCCCCTGCACATGCCCGGGGGAGATGGTCACCGGGGGAAAAGCCTGAAGCTGCTGGAGAAGATCCCTGAAGATGCTGAGGCTACTGTTGTGCTCGTGG GCTGTGTGCCTTTCTTGGAGCAGCCAGCGGCTGCCTTTGTGCGCCTGAACGAGGCCGTGCTCTTGGAGTCTGTGCTTGAGGTCCCCGTGCCAGTTCGCTTCCTCTTCGTGATGCTGGGGCCAAGCCACACCAGCACCGACTATCACGAGCTTGGGCGGTCCATTGCCACCCTCATGTCTGACAAG CTGTTCCACGAGGCTGCCTACCAGGCGGACGACCGGCAGGACCTCCTGAGCGCCATCAGCGAGTTCCTGGATGGCAGCATCGTGATCCCCCCGTCCGAGGTGGAGGGCCGAGATCTGCTGCGCTCTGTGGCTGCCTTCCAGCGTGAGCTGCTCAGAAAGCGCCGGGAGCGTGAGCAGACCAAAGCCGAGCTGACCACCCAGGGTGGCTACGTGGCCCCCGGGAAAG AACTGTCGATGGAACTGGGGAGCTCTGAGGCCACCCCTGATGACGACCCCCTGCTGCGGACCGGCTCGGTGTTTGGGGGGCTTGTCCGGGACGTGAAGCGCCGGTACCCGCACTACCCCAGTGACCTGCGGGACGCCCTGCACTCCCAGTGCGTGGCCGCCGTGCTTTTCATCTACTTTGCTGCCCTCAGCCCCGCCATCACCTTCGGGGGGCTGCTAg GAGAGAAGACGGAGGGGCTGATGGGTGTGTCTGAGCTGATCGTGTCCACGGCTGTGCTTGGCGTCCTCTTTTCTCTGCTGGGGGCCCAGCCGCTGCTCGTGGTCGGCTTCTCGGGGCCACTGCTCGTCTTCGAAGAAGCCTTCTTCAAG TTCTGCCGGGCCCAGGACTTGGAGTATCTCACGGGCCGTGTGTGGGTGGGCCTCTGGCTGGTGGTGTTCGTCCTCGCCCTGGTGGCCGCGGAAGGCAGCTTCCTGGTCCGCTACATCTCGCCTTTCACCCAGGAGATCTTCGCCTTCCTCATCTCGCTCATTTTCATCTATGAGACCTTCCACAAGCTCTACAAG GTCTTCACGGAGCACCCGCTGCTGCCATTCTACCCGCCCGAGGGAGCCCTGCGGGCGGAGCTGGACCTGAATGCGAGTGCCCTGCCCCCCACTGAGGGGCCGCCCAGCCCTAGGAACCAGCCCAACACGGCTCTGCTGTCCCTCATCCTCATGCTGGGGACCTTCCTCATCGCCTTCTTCCTGCGCAAGTTCAGAAACAGCCGCTTCCTGGGCGGCAAG GCTCGCCGCATCATCGGGGACTTTGGCATCCCCATCTCCATTCTGGTGATGGTCCTGGTGGATTACTCCATCACAGACACCTACACACAG AAGCTGACGGTGCCCACGGGGCTCTCGGTGACCTCCCCCAGCAAGCGCACGTGGTTCATCCCGCCCCTGGGCAGTGCGCGTCCTTTTCCGCCCTGGATGATGGTGGCGGCCGCTGTGCCCGCACTCCTGGTCCTCATCCTGATCTTCATGGAGACACAGATCACTGC GCTCATCGTTAGCCAGAAGGCGCGGAGGCTGCTCAAAGGCTCTGGCTTCCACCTGGACCTGCTTCTGATCGGCTCCCTGGGTGGGCTCTGTGGGTTGTTTGGGTTGCCCTGGCTCACAGCCGCCACCGTCCGCTCGGTGACCCACGTGAACGCGCTGACTGTTATGCGCACTGCCATTGCGCCCGGCGACAAGCCCCAGATCCAGGAGGTGCGGGAGCAGCGGGTCACTGGAGTGCTCATCGCCAGCCTTGTAG gcctgTCCATCGTCATGGGGGCTGTGCTCCGTCGGATCCCACTGGCCGTGCTCTTTGGGATTTTCCTGTACATGGGGGTCACGTCGCTGTCTGGTATCCAGCTGTCCCAGCGTCTACTGCTCATCCTCATGCCGGCAAAACACCATCCCGAACAGCCCTATGTGACCAAG CTGGACTCTGAAGATGCTGAACCAAACTTTGATGAAGATGGCCAGGACGAGTACAACGAACTTCACATGCCCGTGTGA